From the genome of Myxococcus xanthus, one region includes:
- a CDS encoding AIPR family protein, whose translation MSLSPELLEFASEFHAEIVSFARGEMSGHASASQAAEFKENAFTERVVDIIAEAGAITGGHTCYFRKELGNRHLKANGYNVGEDEEHLDIIISIYRDTPVPPTLRMTEVYQAIQRALNFVSAAAADLSSKMEQAHPAYDMAERVREVFSKGSVQRVNVIVLTDCVVREHQLQKPLKISKQSRIDVRADIWDIERLYRSMSSGCVRETIDIDFGEFERTIPCLPVPISEGEYGAYLAVVPGEVLFRLYDEYGERLLELNVRSFLQARGKINRGIRDTLLKEPQLFFAYNNGITAVAEDVKTKLLPDGTTALVWIRGLQIVNGGQTTASIHRAGKKDQAELSRVFVQMKLSQVRLVHLETLVPRISLYANSQNKVNEADFSANDLFHQKLESLSRTIWAPGEQSRWFYERARGQYQVARGKASTPAKQRQFDSIHPPSQMFTKTDLAGFEHSWGQRPDLVSKGSQKNFVEFMLLFKAQQPDFSPDEQYFTQLVAKAIIFRKVQALAREARIGAYRANIVTYSVAYLASRVGARLDLAEIWRAQKLTPQLEAALRGLLMPIEEAIKRTAEGRNVTEWCKKAECWRAIKAMNFPVPANVAGALSAARAGRKGAAKEVQENLRKAALPKLAEAVNIALISFARAGQKADAASIADAITKTLAPGGLEVINNVPSGGVLWVVGGMELSSIMREVREHGLRAEFREGGGRATEHRPAWYITC comes from the coding sequence CCGTCATCTCAAGGCGAACGGTTACAACGTGGGGGAGGACGAGGAGCATCTCGATATCATCATCAGTATCTACAGAGATACTCCCGTTCCGCCGACGCTGCGCATGACAGAGGTCTATCAGGCTATCCAGCGTGCCTTGAACTTCGTCAGTGCGGCCGCGGCTGACCTCTCGAGCAAGATGGAACAGGCCCACCCTGCCTACGACATGGCGGAGCGGGTCAGGGAGGTCTTCTCCAAAGGCAGTGTGCAGCGTGTGAACGTGATCGTGCTCACGGATTGTGTGGTGCGTGAGCACCAACTGCAGAAGCCGCTGAAGATTAGCAAGCAATCCCGGATCGATGTTCGTGCGGATATCTGGGACATCGAGCGTCTGTATCGGAGCATGAGTTCGGGGTGCGTCCGCGAGACGATCGATATCGACTTTGGCGAATTCGAGCGCACCATCCCCTGTCTGCCGGTTCCAATCTCCGAAGGCGAATACGGAGCCTACCTCGCCGTGGTTCCGGGGGAGGTTCTCTTCAGGCTGTACGACGAATACGGTGAGCGGCTCCTCGAACTCAACGTTCGCTCCTTCCTCCAGGCTCGTGGCAAGATCAACCGCGGCATTCGTGACACGCTGCTCAAGGAGCCTCAGCTCTTCTTCGCCTACAACAACGGCATCACAGCGGTGGCGGAGGACGTGAAGACGAAGTTGCTCCCGGACGGGACGACGGCTCTTGTCTGGATCAGGGGGTTGCAGATCGTCAACGGTGGCCAGACGACGGCCTCCATCCACCGTGCTGGAAAGAAGGACCAGGCGGAACTCTCTCGGGTCTTCGTACAGATGAAGCTCTCACAGGTGCGCTTGGTGCATCTTGAGACACTCGTTCCGCGCATCTCCCTGTATGCGAACAGCCAGAACAAGGTAAACGAGGCCGATTTCTCCGCGAACGATTTGTTCCATCAGAAGTTGGAGAGCCTCTCACGTACGATTTGGGCACCAGGCGAGCAGAGCCGCTGGTTCTACGAGCGCGCGCGCGGTCAATACCAGGTAGCCCGCGGGAAGGCCTCTACACCCGCCAAGCAGCGACAATTCGACAGCATCCATCCGCCATCACAGATGTTCACGAAGACGGATCTTGCGGGCTTTGAGCACAGTTGGGGTCAACGGCCCGACTTGGTCAGCAAGGGATCCCAGAAAAACTTCGTGGAGTTCATGCTCTTGTTCAAAGCGCAGCAGCCCGATTTCAGCCCGGACGAGCAGTACTTCACCCAGCTCGTAGCTAAGGCAATCATCTTCCGTAAGGTCCAGGCGCTTGCACGTGAAGCCAGGATTGGCGCGTACAGAGCGAACATCGTTACTTACTCGGTGGCGTATCTTGCATCACGAGTCGGTGCGCGCTTGGATCTTGCCGAAATCTGGCGAGCGCAGAAGCTGACGCCTCAGTTGGAGGCGGCGCTTCGTGGGCTGCTGATGCCCATTGAAGAAGCCATCAAGCGAACAGCTGAGGGGCGGAACGTTACGGAGTGGTGCAAGAAGGCGGAGTGCTGGCGCGCTATCAAGGCCATGAATTTTCCCGTCCCGGCCAATGTGGCGGGCGCGTTGTCTGCTGCGCGCGCCGGCCGGAAGGGGGCCGCGAAGGAGGTGCAGGAGAACCTCCGGAAGGCAGCGTTACCCAAGCTTGCGGAAGCCGTGAATATCGCCCTGATCAGCTTCGCCCGAGCGGGACAGAAGGCAGATGCGGCTTCGATTGCGGACGCAATCACGAAGACACTCGCACCAGGGGGGCTTGAGGTTATCAACAACGTTCCATCCGGAGGAGTTCTCTGGGTTGTGGGCGGTATGGAACTTTCATCGATTATGAGGGAGGTGCGTGAGCATGGGCTTCGCGCCGAGTTTCGCGAAGGTGGAGGCAGGGCAACCGAGCACCGCCCTGCGTGGTACATCACCTGCTGA